The following is a genomic window from Moorella sp. Hama-1.
GTTCATTACGGGGCCGGCCAGGCCCACCAGCATCATCCCTTTACGCCGGTCCATTTGAAAATAAAAGGGATTGATTTGCACCGGTTTGGCCCAGCCAAAGCCGGCTACGATGAGCAACAGGGTTCCCAGGATATCCAGGTGGGCCAGGGGGTTCAAGGTTAAGCGGCCCTGATTTCTGGCCGTCGGGTCACCCAGGAAATAGGCTGCCTTCCCGTGGGCGTATTCATGAAAGGTCAGGGCGATAAGGATGGCTGGAATTCCCAGAAGTAACTGGGTCAAGTTTTGTAGGTGCATGGCCGTCTCCTTTCCCGCCGGGTAAAGCCCAGCCTGGTAACTGGCTCGCGCCCGCCTGGGCCAGAGCAAAAATCAGCGCCTCCGGGGCCGGGCGCGGCCCGGCCAGCAGTTCTCCCGGAGGTAGACCAGGTGCCGGTCCAAAACAATACTCCTGTTGTAGAACCCTGGCGGCGTTAATTACCCGGCGCCGCTTGCGGCCCCACTTCAATTCCTCCAAAACCTCTTCCAGGGCTGCCGGGCTTAATTTAGCCGTGGCCGTTAAAAAGTAAACCAGCATGGCGTCGGGAGGGTGCAGGCCCAGCCACTGCCACTGGCGCAGGAGCTTTTCCGTCCGGTAACCAGCCGCCATATCGGGGGGGGCCTCTCCGCCGGGCAGGCCCCGCCAGCCCAGGCTGAGGAGGGCTTCCCAGGCCGCAACCGGCCGCGGTTCCTTGAGGAGCAGGATAAACTCCTGCCAGAATCGCCGGGGCGCCACCTGGTCCAGGTAACCGGCAGCCAGGGCTTCCCGGGCCAATTCCCTGGTGTTACCCGCCAGCTGGAAGTGTAACCTAGTTGCCAGGCGTACACCCCGCAAAAGGCGGGTAGGATCGTCCCGGAAACTCGCCGGGTGGAGTACCCTTATTGCCCCGGCCTCCAGGTCAGCCCGG
Proteins encoded in this region:
- a CDS encoding CCA tRNA nucleotidyltransferase: MIPYRKLFNQRQLHILTRARKIAYLKGQRVFMVGGTTRDLLLGRPDVDLDLVVEGQGLPFARELARQLGGRLAYHERFLTASIYWAGEKVDVATARREYYPHPGALPEVEPATIAEDLARRDFSINALALALTARDPGEILDPFNGRADLEAGAIRVLHPASFRDDPTRLLRGVRLATRLHFQLAGNTRELAREALAAGYLDQVAPRRFWQEFILLLKEPRPVAAWEALLSLGWRGLPGGEAPPDMAAGYRTEKLLRQWQWLGLHPPDAMLVYFLTATAKLSPAALEEVLEELKWGRKRRRVINAARVLQQEYCFGPAPGLPPGELLAGPRPAPEALIFALAQAGASQLPGWALPGGKGDGHAPTKLDPVTSGNSSHPYRPDLS